In a genomic window of Telopea speciosissima isolate NSW1024214 ecotype Mountain lineage chromosome 5, Tspe_v1, whole genome shotgun sequence:
- the LOC122663117 gene encoding uncharacterized protein LOC122663117 has translation MVDQQRKATLPRLWIAIKMMKEQVEATYRKNSNCITLLCLTYHLNPKYHYKHQIEIQIDLINAVHRVVERLEADADAQVIINSEMKFFWDATGSFGRTVAISARETTYVVEWWLQYSTDSSNLAKIARKVLSQTSSTTGCKRNWSTFNLIHSKRRNRLGTKRLEDLVYVYYKMRLREEHMRLDREHNTSSIELAEIFQVDDNDENPLYEWVKDRGSPLLDEDEGRPNNHIASETGGDVDDYMTTEGKVHSQTQRPFNPHPSSIGADDDDWSNSSDGGGGGDAKNSNQPRNHRWIFLY, from the exons ATGGTGGATCAACAGAGGAAGGCCACCTTACCACGCTTATGGATTGCAATTAAAATGATGAAGGAGCAAGTGGAGGCAACTTACAGAAAGA ACTCTAATTGTATAACTTTGTTGTGTTTAACATATCATCTAAACCCCAAGTACCACTACAAGCATCAAATAGAGATACAGATAGATTTGATAAATGCAGTTCATCGAGTGGTGGAAAGGCTTGAGGCAGATGCAGATGCCCAGGTCATCATCAATTCTGAG atgaaatttttttgggatGCCACTGGGAGTTTCGGCCGAACAGTGGCAATATCAGCTCGGGAAACTACTTATGTTG TTGAATGGTGGTTGCAATATAGCACTGATTCCTCCAATCTAGCGAAGATAGCACGCAAAGTGCTATCTCAAACAAGTTCTACCACTGGATGCAAGCGTAATTGGAGTACATTCAACCTCATACATTCCAAGAGGCGGAATAGATTGGGTACAAAGAGGTTAGAGGACTTGGTTTATGTGTATTACAAGATGAGATTACGAGAAGAGCACATGCGATTGGACAGGGAACATAATACAAGCTCAATTGAGTTGGCAGAAATATTCCAAGTCGATGACAATGATGAGAATCCCCTTTATGAGTGGGTCAAGGATCGAGGTTCTCCTTTATTAGATGAGGATGAGGGTCGGCCCAACAACCATATTGCTTCAGAGACAGGTGGTGATGTTGATGACTATATGACAACAGAGGGCAAAGTTCATTCACAGACCCAACGTCCGTTCAACCCACACCCTAGTAGTATTGgagctgatgatgatgattggtCAAATTCCtctgatggtggtggtggtggtgatg CTAAAAACTCCAACCAACCAAGAAATCACAGATGGATTTTTTTATACTGA
- the LOC122663118 gene encoding ferredoxin--nitrite reductase, chloroplastic, translating into MSSSLLQFPAHTIPSPFRSTDRRRRVTPASAVQITKEKGKVVSPSTLSVDESRLEVRVEEREGYWVLKEKFREGINAQEKMKLVKEPMKLFMEDGINELSQISFEDIEKSKLSKEDIDSRLKWLGLFHRRKHHYGRFMMRLKLPNGVTTSEQTRYLASVIRRYGKEGCADVTTRQNWQIRGVELPHVPEILQGLDQVGLTSLQSGMDNIRNPVGNPLAGIDPHEIVDTRPYTNLLSQFITGNSRGNPAVTNLPRKWNVCVVGSHDLFEHPHINDLAYMPATKDGRFGFNLLVGGFFSPKRCAEAVPLDAWVSAEDVIPICKAILEAYRDLGNRGNRQKTRMMWLIDELGIEVFRSEVVKRMAGQELERAAEQELVQKHWERRDYLGVHPQKQEGFSFVGLHVPVGRLQADDMDELARLADKYGSGELRLTVEQNIIIPNVENSKLEALLKEPLLRVRFLPEPEILMKGLVACTGSQFCGQAIIETKARALKVTEEVQRQVSVTQPVRMHWTGCPNTCAQVQVADIGFMGCLTRDEEGKLCEGVDVYLGGRIGSDSHLGDVYKKAVPCKDVASLVVDILINRFGAVPREREEED; encoded by the exons ATGTCTTCTTCGTTGCTGCAATTTCCGGCACATACAATTCCTTCTCCGTTTCGATCCACAGATCGGCGGAGGAGGGTAACACCAGCGTCGGCGGTCCAAATTACGAAGGAGAAGGGGAAGGTTGTATCACCTTCGACGCTGTCGGTAGATGAATCAAGGCTGGAGGTGAGAGTGGAAGAGAGGGAAGGGTATTGGGTGTTGAAGGAAAAGTTCAGGGAAGGGATAAACGCACAGGAGAAGATGAAACTGGTGAAGGAACCAATGAAGCTTTTCATGGAAGATGGAATTAACGAACTGTCACAGATTTCTTTTGAAGATATTGAGAAATCCAAGCTTTCTAAAGAAGATATCGATTCCCGCCTTAAGTGGCTCGGCCTCTTCCACCGCAGAAAACACCATT ATGGTAGATTCATGATGAGACTGAAGCTGCCCAATGGAGTGACAACCAGCGAACAGACTCGTTACTTGGCGAGTGTAATTCGGAGATATGGTAAAGAAGGATGCGCAGATGTGACGACAAGGCAGAACTGGCAGATTCGTGGGGTTGAGCTTCCTCATGTACCTGAGATCTTACAAGGCTTGGATCAAGTGGGTTTGACAAGTCTCCAGAGCGGAATGGACAATATTCGAAACCCAGTTGGGAACCCACTTGCAGGCATAGATCCACATGAGATAGTCGACACCCGACCTTACACCAACCTCCTCTCCCAATTCATTACAGGGAACTCTCGTGGCAACCCTGCCGTCACCAACCT gccaaggaaatggaatgtTTGCGTGGTGGGTTCTCATGATCTCTTTGAACATCCCCATATCAACGATCTTGCTTACATGCCGGCCACCAAGGATGGACGCTTCGGCTTTAATCTGTTAGTGGGTGGATTCTTTAGCCCCAAGCGATGTGCTGAGGCAGTGCCTCTTGATGCATGGGTCTCTGCAGAGGATGTGATCCCTATCTGCAAAGCCATATTGGAGGCCTATAGGGATCTTGGTAACAGAGGGAATCGCCAGAAAACAAGAATGATGTGGTTGATTGATGAACTC GGAATTGAGGTGTTCAGATCAGAAGTGGTGAAGAGGATGGCAGGACAAGAGCTGGAGAGAGCAGCAGAGCAAGAACTGGTGCAAAAGCACTGGGAGAGAAGAGACTACTTGGGCGTCCACCCACAGAAACAAGAGGGCTTTAGCTTCGTGGGGCTTCATGTCCCTGTGGGTCGACTTCAGGCCGACGACATGGACGAGCTAGCTCGTTTGGCAGACAAGTATGGCTCTGGTGAACTCCGTCTCACAGTAGAACAGAACATCATAATTCCCAATGTTGAGAACTCCAAGCTCGAAGCCCTGCTCAAGGAACCACTTTTGAGGGTAAGGTTTCTGCCTGAACCTGAAATTCTCATGAAAGGACTAGTGGCCTGCACTGGAAGCCAGTTCTGTGGTCAAGCCATTATAGAGACCAAGGCAAGGGCCTTGAAGGTGACAGAGGAGGTGCAGAGACAGGTTTCTGTGACTCAGCCGGTGAGGATGCACTGGACTGGCTGCCCCAACACCTGTGCGCAAGTGCAGGTGGCTGATATTGGGTTCATGGGGTGCTTGACTAGGGATGAGGAAGGCAAGTTATGTGAAGGAGTTGATGTTTACTTAGGTGGGAGGATTGGGAGTGATTCCCATTTGGGTGATGTTTATAAAAAGGCAGTCCCCTGTAAGGATGTGGCATCTTTGGTTGTAGACATTTTGATTAATCGCTTTGGAGCTGTTCCtagggaaagggaagaagaagattag